One part of the Lachnospiraceae bacterium JLR.KK002 genome encodes these proteins:
- the folK gene encoding 2-amino-4-hydroxy-6-hydroxymethyldihydropteridine diphosphokinase yields the protein MENSRNPDKIHIRNLEVFGKHGVLPEENRLGQKFQINAVLYTHTREAGLKDDLTKTIHYGEVSRFMSSFMMEHTFQLIETAAEQMARALLLAFPALENIRLEIVKPWAPIGLPLESVSVEIERGWHQAFVAMGSNLGNREEYLQQAVTALKNLEDCEVEQVSGILATRPYGMTDQPDFLNGMVKLRTLLTPWELLEQLHRTEQEAGRERLVHWGPRTLDLDIIFYDDCVIDTPDLTIPHPDMKNREFVLKPLAELAPQFRHPLLGKTAARMLAELQQMDT from the coding sequence ATGGAAAATAGCAGAAATCCGGATAAAATACACATCAGGAACCTGGAAGTGTTTGGAAAGCACGGGGTACTGCCGGAAGAAAACAGACTGGGACAGAAATTTCAGATTAATGCAGTTCTTTACACCCATACCAGAGAAGCCGGATTAAAAGACGATTTAACAAAGACAATTCATTATGGAGAAGTCTCGCGTTTTATGTCTTCTTTTATGATGGAGCATACCTTTCAGCTTATTGAGACGGCAGCGGAGCAGATGGCCCGCGCCCTGCTCCTTGCCTTTCCGGCCCTGGAGAACATCCGGCTTGAAATTGTAAAACCTTGGGCTCCCATCGGCCTGCCCCTGGAATCCGTATCTGTGGAGATTGAGCGGGGCTGGCACCAGGCTTTTGTGGCTATGGGCTCCAATCTGGGAAACCGGGAGGAATACCTGCAGCAGGCAGTCACAGCCCTGAAGAACCTGGAGGACTGTGAGGTGGAACAGGTGTCCGGGATTCTTGCGACCAGGCCTTACGGGATGACAGACCAGCCGGATTTCCTGAATGGAATGGTAAAACTGCGGACGCTGCTGACGCCCTGGGAACTGCTGGAGCAGCTTCACCGGACAGAACAGGAGGCCGGCCGGGAACGTCTGGTGCACTGGGGGCCAAGAACGCTGGATCTGGATATTATTTTCTATGATGACTGCGTCATTGACACACCGGATCTGACCATTCCCCACCCGGATATGAAGAACCGGGAGTTTGTACTGAAACCGCTGGCAGAGCTGGCGCCTCAGTTCCGTCATCCTCTGCTGGGTAAAACTGCGGCACGGATGCTGGCGGAACTGCAGCAGATGGACACATAA
- a CDS encoding ATP-binding cassette domain-containing protein — protein sequence MLQLKNITITHRKDLREIVKDFSFVLHPGDKAVIIGEEGNGKSTLLKLIYQEALIEPYAEYTGEIIRNGNRMGYLAQELSPEQKRGRVDEYFYQIPVFFEKTPKELGALARELGLSGSFFFEDREIRTLSGGEKVKMQMAGILLNQPDILLLDEPSNDIDLNTLEWLERFISRSNLPVLYVSHDETFIRRTANVIVHMEQVKRKTAARHTIAKMGYDQYIRERLNGLQRQEQLARKERSEHDKQMERYRKIQQKVEHQQNVITRQDPHGGQMLKKKMHSVKAMGRRLEKQQENRTELPDTEEAIFAAFSGDIRIPNGKIILDLTIDTLYTEEYGKKLAENIHLRVQGPEKICIVGRNGAGKTTLLSRIAEELLKRTDIHAACMPQNYEELLEMEKTPVEFLQKSCDREEYGRIRTYLGSMKYTSDEMGHSISELSGGQKAKLLFLKMSMDGNDVLILDEPTRNFSPLSGPVIRQLLKNYGGAIISVSHDRNYVAEVCQKVYRLTEQGLEPVSAEFGKES from the coding sequence ATGTTACAGTTGAAAAATATAACCATTACACATAGAAAAGACTTAAGGGAAATCGTAAAGGATTTTTCCTTTGTATTACATCCGGGAGATAAGGCGGTTATCATCGGGGAAGAAGGAAACGGGAAATCCACGCTGCTGAAGCTGATTTATCAGGAAGCTCTGATAGAACCCTATGCGGAATATACCGGAGAAATTATCCGCAATGGCAACCGTATGGGCTATCTGGCCCAGGAACTGTCCCCGGAGCAGAAGAGGGGAAGAGTAGACGAATATTTTTATCAGATTCCCGTATTTTTTGAAAAGACCCCCAAAGAGCTGGGAGCCCTGGCCAGAGAGCTGGGACTTTCCGGAAGTTTCTTTTTTGAAGACAGAGAAATCCGTACCTTGTCCGGCGGAGAAAAGGTAAAAATGCAGATGGCGGGAATTTTGCTGAACCAGCCGGATATCCTGTTGCTGGACGAACCTTCCAACGACATTGATTTGAATACGCTGGAGTGGCTGGAGCGGTTTATCAGCCGGAGTAATTTGCCGGTGCTCTATGTATCCCATGACGAGACGTTCATCCGGCGGACTGCCAATGTGATTGTTCATATGGAACAGGTGAAGCGCAAAACCGCGGCCAGGCATACCATAGCAAAAATGGGGTACGACCAGTATATCCGGGAACGGCTGAACGGTCTGCAGCGGCAGGAACAGCTTGCCCGCAAAGAGCGCAGTGAGCATGATAAGCAGATGGAGCGGTACCGGAAGATTCAGCAGAAGGTGGAGCATCAGCAGAATGTTATAACCAGACAGGATCCCCATGGAGGACAGATGCTGAAAAAGAAAATGCACAGCGTAAAAGCCATGGGCAGAAGGCTGGAAAAGCAGCAGGAAAACCGGACGGAACTGCCGGATACGGAAGAAGCTATTTTTGCCGCATTTTCCGGAGATATCCGAATTCCAAACGGGAAAATAATTCTGGATTTAACTATTGACACATTGTACACAGAAGAATATGGAAAGAAACTGGCGGAGAATATTCATCTGCGGGTACAGGGCCCGGAAAAAATCTGTATTGTGGGCAGAAACGGAGCGGGGAAGACCACGCTTCTTTCCAGGATTGCAGAGGAACTGCTGAAAAGAACCGATATTCATGCGGCCTGTATGCCTCAGAATTATGAAGAACTGCTGGAGATGGAAAAAACTCCGGTGGAATTTCTGCAGAAATCCTGTGACAGAGAGGAATATGGCAGAATCCGCACGTATCTGGGCAGTATGAAATATACGTCCGATGAAATGGGGCACAGTATCTCGGAGCTGTCCGGGGGACAGAAAGCAAAGCTGCTTTTCCTGAAAATGAGCATGGACGGTAATGACGTGCTGATTCTGGACGAGCCAACCCGGAATTTTTCGCCCCTGTCAGGCCCGGTCATCCGGCAGCTTCTGAAAAATTATGGAGGAGCCATTATCAGCGTGTCTCACGACAGGAATTATGTGGCTGAAGTCTGCCAGAAGGTTTACCGGCTGACGGAACAGGGGCTGGAGCCTGTTTCGGCTGAGTTTGGAAAGGAATCGTAA
- a CDS encoding leucine-rich repeat protein, whose product MEAQSFAFEKVNDGIRILRCYGVSGRVTIPEALEGLPVTEVADYTFAEEMDWEPENTSGLPCICGDALEELDLPQTVRRLGRYVFYNCTGFRKLSFYSNIAYMGAGGFTGCGNLAHLVCYQQDGPSCLREILQDLKQSVVVDCYWDRAPAAAGGSDSQNQRGEAEGSSERRNLRCRLVYPEFFEEAVENTPARIISTQTHGMGIQYRNTFRNTGIVFAEYDKLFETGKYNMDLTDNIKISAARLSCPWELSEDAEAGYASWLRQHIREGAAYFLEQGQREEIKWMAESFAETKEELDLLVQAAGVRKDTEVLSSLMDISHRRFPGKRKRFAL is encoded by the coding sequence ATGGAAGCACAGAGCTTTGCCTTTGAAAAAGTAAATGATGGAATCCGTATTCTGAGATGTTACGGCGTCAGCGGCAGAGTAACCATTCCGGAGGCACTGGAAGGCCTCCCGGTGACGGAGGTGGCAGATTATACCTTTGCGGAAGAGATGGACTGGGAGCCGGAAAATACCAGCGGCCTGCCCTGTATCTGCGGCGACGCATTAGAAGAACTGGATTTGCCTCAGACTGTCCGGCGGCTGGGCAGGTATGTGTTTTATAACTGTACCGGGTTTCGGAAGCTGTCCTTTTACAGCAACATTGCGTATATGGGAGCCGGCGGCTTTACCGGATGCGGAAATCTGGCTCATCTTGTGTGTTATCAGCAGGACGGGCCCTCCTGTCTCCGGGAAATCCTGCAGGATTTGAAACAGTCGGTGGTGGTGGACTGTTATTGGGACAGGGCTCCGGCGGCTGCCGGGGGTTCGGACAGCCAGAACCAGCGGGGGGAGGCGGAAGGCAGTTCTGAGAGGAGAAATCTCAGGTGCCGTCTGGTCTATCCGGAATTTTTTGAAGAAGCCGTGGAAAATACCCCGGCCAGAATTATTTCCACCCAGACCCATGGCATGGGCATCCAGTACCGGAATACCTTTCGGAATACCGGAATTGTTTTTGCGGAGTATGATAAACTTTTTGAAACAGGGAAATATAATATGGATTTAACAGATAATATAAAGATATCTGCGGCAAGGCTTTCCTGCCCCTGGGAATTATCGGAAGATGCCGAAGCCGGATATGCTTCCTGGCTGAGGCAGCACATCCGGGAAGGGGCGGCATATTTCCTGGAACAGGGACAGCGGGAAGAAATAAAGTGGATGGCCGAATCTTTTGCGGAGACAAAAGAGGAGCTGGACCTTCTGGTGCAGGCAGCCGGGGTTCGGAAGGACACGGAAGTTTTAAGCAGTCTGATGGATATCTCTCACCGGCGGTTTCCGGGGAAGCGGAAGCGGTTCGCTTTGTGA
- a CDS encoding VWA-like domain-containing protein — MFEEALLEKVDICNEILRDVRSELYLNLRFLDVALHSLEPEPSMALRTAATDGLLYRYNPEFLAGQYKIGTVPVNRCYLHSILHCLYGHIWKQRQEEELMYWNLACDIAAEYVLDSLPLRCLRNPPKPYRRAVYDGLMKKIPVIHGEGVFHLLQKAEPDIRVTARLIQEFTVDDHMLWQREPSGPKSPLEQQNRWQEIRDKMETELETFSKEAAEDSRGLQEQLRVENRERYDYREFLRKFCVLKEEMQVDLDSFDYIFYNYGMELYGNMPLIEHQETREMQKIEDFVIVIDTSMSCKAVLVRKFLEETYSILSQSESFYRRFCIHIIQCDERVQSDVEIENRRQLEEYMEQFQLKGMGGTDFRPAFSYVNTLLEKKSFQKLRGLIYFTDGYGIYPLKKPVYDTAFVFFREDYQDVDVPPWAIKLILGEEELQTL, encoded by the coding sequence ATGTTTGAGGAAGCATTACTGGAAAAAGTGGATATCTGCAACGAAATCCTGCGGGACGTAAGAAGTGAACTGTATCTGAATCTGCGGTTTCTGGATGTGGCCCTGCACAGCCTGGAGCCGGAGCCTTCCATGGCCCTGAGGACTGCGGCCACAGATGGTCTTCTCTATCGTTATAATCCGGAATTTCTTGCCGGGCAGTATAAAATCGGGACGGTGCCGGTGAACCGCTGTTATCTCCACAGTATCCTGCACTGCCTGTATGGGCATATCTGGAAACAGAGGCAGGAAGAAGAACTTATGTACTGGAATCTTGCCTGTGACATTGCGGCGGAATACGTGCTGGACAGCCTGCCTCTGCGGTGTCTGCGCAATCCTCCCAAACCTTACCGCCGGGCGGTCTACGACGGTCTCATGAAAAAAATTCCGGTGATTCACGGGGAGGGAGTGTTTCATTTGCTGCAGAAAGCAGAGCCTGATATCCGGGTGACAGCCAGACTGATACAGGAATTTACCGTGGATGATCATATGCTCTGGCAGCGGGAGCCTTCCGGGCCGAAATCTCCCCTGGAGCAGCAGAACCGCTGGCAGGAGATTCGGGATAAAATGGAGACGGAGCTGGAGACTTTTTCCAAAGAGGCAGCGGAGGATTCCAGAGGGCTGCAGGAACAGCTTCGGGTGGAGAACCGGGAACGGTATGATTACCGGGAGTTTCTGAGAAAGTTTTGTGTGCTGAAAGAAGAAATGCAGGTGGATCTGGACAGTTTTGACTATATCTTTTACAATTACGGCATGGAATTATATGGGAATATGCCCCTGATTGAGCACCAGGAGACCCGTGAAATGCAGAAAATCGAAGATTTTGTGATTGTGATTGACACCTCCATGTCCTGCAAGGCAGTGCTGGTGCGGAAATTTCTGGAGGAGACTTACAGTATCTTAAGCCAGTCGGAATCTTTTTACCGCAGGTTCTGCATTCATATCATCCAGTGCGACGAGCGGGTGCAGTCGGATGTGGAGATAGAAAACCGGCGTCAGCTTGAGGAATATATGGAGCAGTTCCAGTTGAAGGGCATGGGCGGCACGGATTTCCGTCCGGCTTTTTCCTATGTAAATACTCTTCTGGAGAAAAAGAGTTTCCAAAAGCTCCGGGGACTGATTTATTTTACGGACGGATATGGAATCTATCCCCTGAAAAAACCGGTGTATGATACAGCCTTTGTATTTTTCCGGGAAGATTATCAGGATGTGGACGTGCCTCCCTGGGCCATCAAACTGATTCTGGGAGAAGAAGAACTGCAGACATTATGA